From a region of the Corallococcus coralloides DSM 2259 genome:
- a CDS encoding 2-hydroxychromene-2-carboxylate isomerase codes for MASSPLRFCLDYLSPYAYLAWLRMPAIAQKHGRELEPVPVLLAGLLNAVGSVGPAEIPAKRVYVFKQTFRIAHEQGAPFTLPPSHPFNPLLSLRVTAAVDDVAERTRLTTALYSAAWGQGRGIETPEQVGAVLTEAGFDARALLERAQLPEVKDRLRKNTEAALAQGAFGVPSVLVDDEMFWGVDSLGHLERFLEGRDPLTPADLAKWQHLPATADRRQGGKPRP; via the coding sequence ATGGCCTCCTCCCCCCTGCGCTTCTGCCTGGACTACCTGTCCCCGTACGCCTACCTCGCCTGGCTGCGCATGCCCGCCATCGCGCAGAAGCACGGCCGGGAGCTGGAGCCCGTGCCGGTGCTGCTCGCGGGGCTGCTCAACGCCGTGGGCTCCGTGGGCCCGGCGGAGATTCCCGCCAAGCGCGTCTACGTCTTCAAGCAGACGTTCCGCATCGCGCATGAGCAGGGCGCGCCCTTCACCCTGCCGCCCTCGCACCCGTTCAACCCGCTGTTGTCCCTGCGCGTGACGGCGGCGGTGGACGACGTGGCGGAGCGCACGCGGCTCACCACCGCGCTCTACTCGGCCGCGTGGGGCCAGGGCCGGGGCATCGAGACGCCGGAGCAGGTGGGCGCGGTGCTGACGGAGGCGGGCTTCGACGCGCGGGCGCTGCTCGAGCGGGCCCAGCTGCCGGAGGTGAAGGACCGCCTGCGCAAGAACACGGAGGCCGCGCTCGCCCAGGGGGCCTTCGGCGTGCCGTCCGTGCTGGTGGACGACGAGATGTTCTGGGGCGTGGACTCGCTGGGCCACCTGGAGCGCTTCCTGGAGGGCCGCGACCCGCTCACCCCCGCGGACCTGGCGAAGTGGCAGCACCTGCCCGCCACCGCGGACCGGCGCCAGGGCGGAAAGCCCCGCCCGTGA